Proteins found in one Bicyclus anynana chromosome 24, ilBicAnyn1.1, whole genome shotgun sequence genomic segment:
- the LOC112044002 gene encoding transcription factor BTF3 homolog 4-like, whose translation MNTEKLKKLQSQVRIGGKGTPRRKKKVVHATAATDDKKLQSSLKKLSVNTIPGIEEVNMIKDDGTVIHFNNPKAQASLAANTFAITGHGENKQIAEMLPGILSQLGPEGLNQLKKIASSVAPPKPLDEDDEVPNLVGNFDEASKQEAKEVITEEKETEKEKEKEKTPETETKAADKKTD comes from the coding sequence ATGAACACCGAAAAGCTGAAGAAGTTACAGTCTCAAGTCCGCATAGGCGGCAAGGGGACTCCGAGGCGCAAGAAGAAGGTCGTCCACGCGACCGCGGCCACAGATGACAAGAAACTGCAGTCTTCCCTCAAAAAGCTATCAGTAAACACTATACCGGGGATCGAAGAGGTGAATATGATAAAAGACGACGGCACAGTAATACATTTCAATAATCCTAAGGCCCAGGCATCACTCGCGGCGAACACATTCGCTATAACCGGTCATGGAGAGAACAAGCAGATCGCTGAGATGCTTCCAGGTATTCTGAGCCAGCTGGGGCCCGAGGGTTTAAACCAATTAAAGAAAATCGCGTCAAGTGTAGCGCCGCCTAAACCGCTCGACGAGGATGACGAAGTACCTAACCTAGTCGGGAACTTCGATGAGGCTTCAAAACAGGAGGCCAAGGAAGTGATTACAGAGGAGAAGGAAACTGAAAAGGAAAAGGAGAAGGAGAAAACGCCTGAGACAGAAACCAAAGCTGCAGATAAGAAGACAGATTAA